TCCTGAACAGGCCGAACATCATGCAGTCTCCATCGTCGATTCAGCGATGAGCCGCAGCGGCCGGTGGCGGTTCACGTGTTCCGCCCCACCGGTATTCGCGCAGACGGTGCAGAGATCGTCGCTGTGCCAGGCGCAGGGACCGTCGGTGCCCATGCAGGCGTCGAAATAGCTGCAGGCGCAATTGCGGCAGATCTGCGGTTCGGGGAGGGCGGCGCCCGGGCCGGCCAGGTGGAAATCGACCAGCTGCTCGTAGACGTTGGGATCGAAGGGAAAGACATTGCGCAGGATCTGCGCTTCGCAGAGCGTGAAGTGATCCCTGTCCGCCTCGGCCGCGGCGAGGCGCTGTTGCAATTGGCCGATCCGGCCGCGGACGGTTCGATGCGCGAGGATCTCCAGCGCGGCGAGGGCGCCAGATGCCTGGGCGACGCTGACACCGGCCATCGTGCGCCGTTTGCGGATGTAGGTTCCGGGTGACATCGCGGGCGATTGCGGTGCGGCGTTGACCATTATCGGCTCCCGAGCAGGACGTGAGAAATCGCTCCGGACCGCGCGGATTGCGCGCCGGTGCTGAAAGGCGGGAAAAGGAGGGGCGGGCCGGCAAAGGGTTCGGACAGGCCACCCGCCCCCAAGGATGCGGCCGCCGGCAGGAACGATCCCGCCCGGCCGCGCGGAGTATCAGGGAGGGGCGCGGGCAAGCTCCGCATTCGAAGACGCGGCTTCGAGTGCGGCAATGGCGCGGGTCAGGACGTCGCGCGCTTCGCTCGCCTCGGCCAGGGCATCGCGGTGTTCGGCAGGGCCGGCGCACGGCTTGCAAGCGCGGACGAGTGCACTGTGCGCCTCTCCGCCTTCCCTGATGACTTCGGCCGTGTGCGCGAGCAGTTCGATGCGATCGGCAAACTTGCGCACTTCCGCGAGTTCGAGGCGCGCGGCATAAGTCTCGAATATCGGGGCGCCGGCGCCGCCGTGTTCCTGGAAAGCGAGATCGAGCGTGATCGCGTGCTTCACCGGGATTTCCTCCCGACGATCGGGGTCGCCCCAGGCGCGGACGTGAGAGGATGAGAGTTCGACCAGTTCGGCCATGGCGGAATAGCCGCCGGAGATCTGCGCGGCGATGCGGACGAGCGCCTCGTCGATCGAAAGGGGGGCGCGCCGCTTGGTCACCGAACCTCGCCATTCGGTGATCCGCTGCCGCCCGTATGCGCGGGTGCGGCAGAGCCAGGACAGTAGCGGCGCGCCCCCGCGCCCGCGGCCTGAGAGGACACCGCGGGGATGGGTTGTGCAGTAAAGCGGGCGGACGATCGTGGCGGCGCGTCGAGCACGGGCACGATAGGCTCGAATGGCAAGGAGCCCGTCATGCGCGAACACCTTCGAGAGCCGAACTGGACCCGCCCGCCGGCGAGGAGGGGACACCGGCGGGCGGCTGCGCGGGCGAATCCTCGCGCGGATAGAGGTCGGGGCGGAGATCGTGGCGGGAGATGCCGGTGGCGGCTTCGACGTCTCGAACGTTCTCTGCCCAAATTTCGCGTTTGGCGGCCAATCGCTTTGATACGGCGCCTTGTGTCTTGCCGCACAGCTTGCCCATGGCGGTCTGTCCACCGTCGATTCTTTCGACGGCGAGCGCGAAGGCTTCTGCAGGGGAAATCGGGGTGGGAAGCGCGTTCATGAGATTTGGATATTCCCAAAGTATTAGCGAGTCAATCCCACTCTCCATTCCACCGGGAATATTTTTCCCGGTATGGGCTGTCACGTGAGTGTAACTGCGGTCAGACTGACCGAGGCCATGCGTCTCAGGTCGACCGACCAGTCAGAGCTCGCGCGAGAAATCGGCGTTACGCAGGGCGCGATCAGCAAGATCGTCTTGGGCAAGACGGCGAACTCTCGCTTGCTGCCACGGATTGCGTCACATCTTGGTGTCTCGCTTCCATGGTTGCTTGGCGAGAGCGAGCACATGGAGGGGGACAGCGAGGCACCGCTTTCGAGCGCCGAGCGTGACTGGGTGGAAGCTATGCGCGCTCTGGATCCGGATGATCGGAAGGCGGTATTGAGACTTACGCGCTCGTTGGCCCGACGCGTCCGCCAGAGCACCCTTCATGACAATCGCGACGCATACAGGGGGGAACAAGACATTGGATTCGGAGGGCCGACCAAAGGGGCCTAATTGGTTCAAGATCGGTTGCCTGGGCTTCGCCGGCTTCATCGCTGCGGCAATAGCGTTGAACGTAATCCACAACATCGTTGATCCAGAGGGGTACGCCGAGCAGCAACGGGTCGCGAAGGCGAAGCGTGCTTCTCAAGATGAGTGGAAGGCTGCAGTAGCTGGCTCGTCCGAAGATACTGCAACATCCGATGAGATCGCAGACCGCCAAAAGGGTCTGCATTGCCTCTCGGACTGGGACGGCTCCAACCGGAGCACTGTCCGCCAGGTGAAGGACAGGATGCGAAACCCCAGCAGCTTCGAACACGTCGAAACCGAGATCTATGGCAATGACAACGGAGAGCATGGTCTTTGGATGACGTTCCGCGCCGAGAACGGGTTTGGCGGGATGAACGTCGAGCGGATTTATGCTCGCGTCGACCATGAAACCTGCGAGGCCAGGCTGCTCCCGGGCGGACCAGGTAGCGGATAATCCGGGGGTATCGGCGGGGGTATCATTGCTGTCCCTAATCCTGGAGATACGCGCGCGCGCGCGTATCTGCACCGCGATCGCGGCGGAGGGAGTATCCGCCGCGGTCAAACTGCTGCTATTGGGCGACCCAAATGCCGATCATCACACTGGAGGTTTAAAATGACTTGGGAAGCATATCTTCGCAAACAGCGGAAGCTGAAGCTTGAACAGATCGACGCTATGACCACCTCGAACTTGGAAGTTAGGATCGTCAGAAACGGAGAGACGAGGGATATCACGCACGAATCGCTGGAACGTGAGAAGCAGGATGTGGCTGAAATCGAGGAGATACTTGCGAGCGAAGGTGTCCAGTTCGACTAAGCCGAGTCCTAAGATCGGCATTGCAATTCGAGGCTTAGGCATCTGACCTAGCCCCGATTTCGTAACCTTTCGCCCAAAGGCGCTCCAAAACGGCACGCGCCAAGTGGCGGCTTTCCTCATTGGACTTCATTTGCTGGTCCCACTGTGAGCCATCACCCGTATCGGGAAAGTCCAGGTTCGCCGTTTGAATGGCACTGGCGATCAGCTCAAAGACTTCGTTGTCCACCTTCTCGTCAGCCATCCTGCCTCCATGCTTCGCGCTAAGCATAACATGGGAACGGCTCGACCGAACGTCAAATTTCAAACGGAGACACTACGCCCTTTGATCTTTAGGAGGCTCCGCAGCGTTGAGACTGGAATTCCAGCAGATTCCCGCTATGTTCCCGTGAATGGGGGGCGACGGGGCGCAAGTGGGCCGATCGCCGAACATCGATGCGAGTGAGCCGCCGCGGCTCGCACCCGAGATGGCGAGTTTCCGCCTGCTCGTGCTCGCTTTCGTGCGCGAGTACATCGAGACCTATAGTGTCAGCCCGAGCCAGGGCGA
The sequence above is a segment of the Pelagerythrobacter marensis genome. Coding sequences within it:
- a CDS encoding helix-turn-helix domain-containing protein encodes the protein MRLRSTDQSELAREIGVTQGAISKIVLGKTANSRLLPRIASHLGVSLPWLLGESEHMEGDSEAPLSSAERDWVEAMRALDPDDRKAVLRLTRSLARRVRQSTLHDNRDAYRGEQDIGFGGPTKGA
- a CDS encoding transcriptional regulator, with protein sequence MNALPTPISPAEAFALAVERIDGGQTAMGKLCGKTQGAVSKRLAAKREIWAENVRDVEAATGISRHDLRPDLYPREDSPAQPPAGVPSSPAGGSSSALEGVRA